A section of the Mangifera indica cultivar Alphonso chromosome 12, CATAS_Mindica_2.1, whole genome shotgun sequence genome encodes:
- the LOC123230282 gene encoding tyrosine--tRNA ligase 1, cytoplasmic, whose amino-acid sequence MAEANQTPPSDEIISLSINSQNDAASSSSTTQMSGEERFRIVRSVGEECIQEDELLNLLTKKPEPICYDGFEPSGRMHIAQGVMKTINVNKLTSAGCKVKIWIADWFAQLNNKMGGDLKKIQTVGRYLIEIWKAAGMDLNGVEFLWSSEEINKRAHEYWPIVMDIARRNKLPRVMRCVQIMGRSEQDELTAAQILYPCMQCADIFFLKADICQLGMDQRKVNVLAREYCDDIKRKNKPIILSHHMLPGLKQGQEKMSKSDPSSSIFMEDTEADVNSKIKGAYCPPKIVEGNPCLEYIKYIIFPWFNEFQVERSTANGGDKTFKSFEELVVDYEEEKLHPADLKPALAKALNKILQPVRDHFKNDANAQDLLKRVKSYRVTR is encoded by the exons ATGGCGGAAGCCAATCAAACGCCGCCTTCCGATGAAATCATCTCTCTCTCCATCAACTCCCAAAACGACGCCGCTTCCTCAAGCTCGACTACTCA GATGAGTGGAGAGGAGAGGTTTCGGATTGTGCGAAGTGTTGGGGAAGAGTGTATACAGGAAGATGAGTTGTTGAATCTTCTTACGAAGAAGCCTGAACCAATTTGCTATGATGGGTTTGAACCATCAGGAAGAATGCACATCGCTCAG GGTGTTATGAAAACAATCAATGTCAACAAGCTCACCTCTGCTGGTTGCAAGGTTAAAATTTGGATTGCTGATTGGTTTGCACAGCTAAACAACAAAATGGGAGGTGACTTGAAAAAGATTCAAACAGTTGGACGTTATTTGATTGAGATATGGAAAGCTGCTGGGATGGATCTCAATGGAGTTGAATTTCTGTGGTCTTCAGAAGAAATTAACAAGAGAGCACATGAGTACTGGCCCATTGTGATGGATATAGCTCGCAGGAACAAACTTCCCAGAGTAATGAG GTGTGTGCAGATTATGGGTCGTAGTGAGCAGGATGAGTTGACTGCAGCCCAGATTCTCTACCCTTGCATGCAATGTGCGGATATATTTTTCCTTAAG GCTGACATTTGTCAGCTGGGCATGGATCAACGGAAAGTAAATGTACTTGCAAGAGAGTACTGTGATGacataaagaggaaaaataagcCCATCATATTATCACATC ATATGCTTCCTGGTCTTAAACAAGGGCAAGAGAAGATGTCAAAGAGTGATCCATCATCTTCCATCTTCATGGAGGATACAGag GCAGATGTGAATTCAAAGATAAAGGGAGCATACTGTCCCCCGAAGATTGTTGAAGGAAATCCATGTCTTGAGTACATAAAATACATTATCTTCCCATGGTTTAATGAGTTTCAGGTGGAGCGCAGTACTGCCAATGGTGGTGACAA GACCTTCAAAAGCTTTGAAGAACTTGTTGTAGACTATGAAGAGGAGAAGTTACACCCTGCTGACCTGAAACCAGCTTTGGCAAAAGCATTAAACAAGATACTACAG CCAGTACGTGATCATTTCAAAAATGATGCTAATGCCCAGGATCTGCTGAAACGTGTTAAG AGTTACAGAGTTACCAGGTGA
- the LOC123193090 gene encoding LOW QUALITY PROTEIN: flowering time control protein FY (The sequence of the model RefSeq protein was modified relative to this genomic sequence to represent the inferred CDS: deleted 2 bases in 1 codon) — protein sequence MMYADPHQHQQNQPQPQPGGGDHFHRGPAPLGPPPMMRQPSASSTTLNPSDYHHPSANPPYEAHGDSFAAKRMRKLTQRRAVDYTSTVVRYMQIRMWQRDSRDRTVLQPTPAAAIDMLPTVAYSDNPSTSFAAKFVHTSLNKNRCSINRVLWTPTGRRLITGSQSGEFTLWNGQSFNFEMILQAHDHAIRSMVWSHNDNWMVSGDDGGAIKYWQNNMNNVKANKSAHKESVRDVSFCRTDLKFCSCSDDTTVKVWDFARCQEERLLTGHGWDVKSVDWHPTKSLLVSGGKDNLVKLWDAKSGRELCSFHGHKNTVLCVKWNQNGNWVLTASKDQIIKLYDIRAMKELESFRGHRKDVTTLAWHPFHEEYFVSGSFDGSIFHWLVGHETPQVEIPSAHDNSVWDLAWHPIGYLLCSGSNDNTTKFWCRNRPGDTARDKFNMGQNQGYGEQNAALAGRMPGNFAIPEAPPTPGPFAPGLTRNEGTIPGIGVAMPLTIPTFDSSAQGEQKQPFGVSMPLGAPPLPPGPHPSLLAANQQQQGYQQNPQQQIPQHQGHPQQMPLPMQPPNMPQLQPPSHMPLLPHPHLSRPPPQMPQLGMPSQIPSSMPVSLPLPSSHPMPGPMGMQGTMNQMAPPIPQGHYMGLNPMHSGSLPTSVVPPPVGSFPNGLSNMQGPSNPSGAQMYPQGGGFSRPQAGQMPMMPGFNPYQSGNQSGMAPPLTGPPHSQTPQ from the exons ATGATGTACGCTGATCCTCACCAGCATCAGCAGAATCAGCCGCAGCCGCAGCCTGGTGGTGGGGACCACTTCCACCGTGGCCCAGCACCGCTGGGTCCTCCGCCGATGATGCGCCAGCCGTCTGCCTCGTCCACTACTCTCAACCCCTCTGATTATCATCATCCTTCCGCCAACCCTCCTTACGAAG CTCATGGTGATAGTTTTGCTGCAAAAAGAATGAGAAAACTTACTCAGAGGAGGGCTGTTGACTATACTAGCACTGTTGTGCGATATATgcag ATCCGAATGTGGCAGCGGGATTCAAGAGACAGGACAGTATTGCAACCTACCCCAGCAGCAGCAATTGAT ATGTTACCTACAGTTGCCTATTCAGATAATCCATCAACAAGCTTTGCAGCAAAGTTTGTTCATACATCTCTAAACAAGAATCGATGTTCAATTAACCGGGTTTTG TGGACTCCTACTGGTAGACGTCTTATCACTGGCTCTCAAAGCGGAGAATTTACTCTTTGGAATGGACagtcatttaattttgaaatgattCTTCAG GCCCATGATCATGCAATTAGATCAATGGTATGGAGCCACAACGACAATTGGATGGTCTCTGGTGATGATGGGGGTGCAATAAA GTATTGGCAAAACAATATGAATAATGTGAAGGCCAATAAATCAGCTCATAAAGAATCAGTCCGTGATGTAAG TTTCTGTAGGACAGACTTGAAATTCTGTTCCTGTTCAGATGATACCACTGTCAAAGTTTGGGACTTTGCTCGGTGCCAAGAAGAGCGCTTATTAACTG GCCATGGTTGGGATGTTAAAAGTGTTGACTGGCACCCTACAAAATCACTTTTAGTTTCAG GTGGAAAAGATAACCTTGTGAAACTTTGGGATGCTAAAAGTGGAAGAGAGCTTTGCTCTTT TCATGGCCACAAAAATACAGTGCTTTGTGTGAAGTGGAATCAAAATGGTAACTGGGTGCTAACTGCTTCCAAGGATCAGATAATCAAG CTTTATGACATAAGAGCTATGAAGGAGCTTGAATCATTCCGTGGACACCGAAAGGATGTGACTA CATTGGCATGGCACCCATTCCATGAAGAATACTTTGTCAGTGGGAGTTTTGATGGGTCCATTTTCCACTGGCTTGTTGG GCATGAAACTCCCCAGGTTGAAATTCCCAGTGCACATGATAACAGTGTTTGGGACCTGGCATGGCATCCGATTGGATATCTTCTTTGCAG TGGGAGCAACGACAACACGACAAAGTTTTGGTGTAGAAATAGGCCAGGAGATACAGCTCGTGACAAATTTAATATGGGTCAGAACCAAG GTTATGGTGAACAAAATGCTGCCCTTGCTGGTCGAATGCCTGGAAATTTTGCTATTCCTGAAGCACCACCAACACCAGGGCCATTCGCACCTGGACTTACCCGAAATGAAGGAACCATTCCAGGTATTGGAGTTGCAATGCCCTTAACCATTCCAACATTTGATTCATCGGCTCAAGGGGAGCAAAAGCAGCCTTTTGGTGTTTCAATGCCTTTAGGAGCACCTCCTCTACCACCGGGTCCACATCCCTCTCTTCTTGCTGCCAATCAGCAACAACAGGGATATCAACAAAACCCGCAGCAACAGATTCCACAACACCAGGGACACCCTCAGCAAATGCCC CTGCCAATGCAACCTCCAAATATGCCACAGCTACAGCCTCCATCACATATGCCATTGCTGCCCCATCCTCATCTATCTCGTCCACCACCGCAAATGCCCCAACTTGGCATGCCATCTCAAATCCCATCATCGATGCCAGTGTCTTTGCCTCTGCCTTCATCACATCCAATGCCTGGTCCAATG GGGATGCAAGGTACAATGAATCAAATGGCTCCACCTATTCCACAAGGTCATTACATGGGCCTGAATCCAATGCACTCGGGATCCTTACCCACTAGTGTTGTGCCTCCTCCAGTTGGAAGCTTTCCTAATGGTTTGTCTAATATGCAAGGCCCATCGAATCCAAGTGGAGCACAAATGTATCCACAGGGAGGTGGATTTAGTCGTCCACAAGCTGGGCAAATGCCAATGATGCCAGGGTTTAATCCCTACCAG TCTGGTAATCAATCTGGCATGGCGCCGCCGCTGACTGGTCCACCGCATAGCCAAACGCCGCAGTAG